From Flavobacterium alkalisoli, the proteins below share one genomic window:
- a CDS encoding alpha-2-macroglobulin family protein, producing MKPLKLLLFVAAMALLHSCSKKSDEDFESDISLYREYITSFTSGIISTHSDIKVGLAFDKKEWELNKELDDDYFTISPSVSGKVVYMPGNIITFKPEKPLQPNTEYRVTLHLSEFIDVPKNLRDFNFIVKTLEQDFMVTSKDLQSYSKDWQFLNCELKTSDFIDAETVKKLVRAEQDGRQLAVRFAKTIGNQTEFPFVIDSIQRPEEDAAIKIIWNGKPYGIEREGSEEFIIPGKNNFKVISIDVANGDTQAMYINFSDPLKKNQNFDGLISVEGVQNLKFSVDGNLLKVFFSEALNGNRLVEVFQGIESVDGYKTKKTYSTKVLFEQLKPEVKFLKSGTILPGSSNLKINFQAVNLSAVDVKVYRIFENNIMQFLQSNELDGSYIRNVALPVAKKNLVLNTDKMADYSKWNSYAIDLATIIKPERGAIYRVEITYKKAYSLYKCDPSETNDDESSDEEEEDDESDYYPEYDEYGEEYYDYYDYDYDWRERENPCSKSYYYNKKIATNVLASDLGVIAKRGEDNSYYFGVSSIITTDAVSGANVAVYNYQQQKMAEGTTGVDGSVTLSTERPAFFAIVKKDDNTTYVKMADGNSQSVSNFDVDGTKLQKGLKGYIYGERGVWRPGDTLFIGFILNDKAAKLPPSHPIKLKLSDPNGKVVFEAVQNHNNKNHYKFIVPTQTSAPTGNWEAVVAVGGAKFYKSIKVETIKPNRLKIKNGFNGKTIYATQKNTANVDVAWLHGAVAKDLKLEMQAKFLNQKTTFKNYNNFVFDDPAQRFSTEEVNIFTGKTDANGSATVTLQPKLKLRAPGMLKAVIMTKAYEKGGDFSTDVISATYSPYSSYVGVKLPEGNKYGIVENGKSNRINVVSVDENGKPKASRKLTAKVFEVSWSWWWDASHGNMSSYSSALSNTPYYETQIITDASGKGNFSFGTDKNQWGRFLVRVTDDESGHSAGGTVYIDYPYWSGRSRNNGGDEAKMLVFTTDKEKYSVGEKVKVSFPSSEGGRALVSLENGSKVLETYWVKTQKGETQMEIPVTAKMAPNVYVNVTMLQPHATTKNDSPIRLYGIVPIEVVDKSTLLQPQINMPEVLKPEQKATIKVSEKSGKAMTYTIAIVDEGLLDLTRFKTPNAWDSFYAKEALGVKTWDVYDDIIGAYGGKVNQIFSIGGDADLGGGNAKKANRFKPVVIYLGPFNLAKGETKAHSITLPKYVGSVRTMVVASNNDLNAYGNAEKATPVRSPLMLLASLPRKVTPGEKVTLPVTVFAMENHVKNVTVKVKTNNGFIIEGSASQTLSFNRPDEKIAYFDLEVGNLTGIGKVTVEAFSGNEKASYDVELDITNPNPVTTNVKTLVIDPKSTATIDWTAFGVPGSNKAKLEVSSFPSIDFNKRLDYLIQYPHGCLEQTTSSVFPQLYLADIADIDEARKQKIQRNVTAAINRLAQFQTASGGFVYWPGNSNPDDWGSSYVGHFYIEAEKKGYKLPLNAKAQWLSYQKKMARQWRYAEGYHNDFAQAYRLYTLALAGSPDLSSMNRLRETRGLDNESKLRLAAAYALAGQKNVGQSLLSQSSINYSYHDGYYYYYGSAERNKAMALETLVILNQKEKAFEMANKIAESMSSNMWMSTQTTAYCLYSMSKFAKANGGKGIELQYTNAGKTQSIATAKTFADRVLTVSDNNSVTIKNTKDATLYAKVVYSGILPVGEEQTEQKGLSTRISFKDRSGTVINPASLTQGTEFVAEVYITNLKEERVDNVALTQIIPSGWEIVNTRFTDFGNFAENQVDYTDIRDDRTNFYFTLKPHETKSFRILLNASYPGSYYLPGVQCEAMYDNSYLARTKGQWVKVEKQQ from the coding sequence ATGAAACCCCTTAAACTGTTACTGTTTGTTGCAGCTATGGCATTGCTGCATTCATGCTCCAAAAAATCTGATGAAGATTTTGAATCCGATATCTCTCTTTATCGCGAATACATAACCAGTTTTACTTCGGGAATCATTTCAACGCACTCTGATATTAAGGTGGGGCTTGCCTTTGATAAAAAGGAATGGGAACTTAACAAAGAACTGGATGACGATTATTTTACCATATCACCTTCAGTTTCGGGAAAGGTAGTTTACATGCCGGGCAATATTATAACCTTTAAGCCTGAAAAACCTTTACAGCCGAATACGGAATACAGGGTTACACTTCACCTTTCTGAGTTTATAGACGTACCTAAAAACCTGCGTGATTTTAATTTTATAGTAAAAACACTGGAGCAGGATTTTATGGTTACCTCAAAAGACCTGCAATCATACAGTAAGGACTGGCAGTTTTTAAACTGTGAGCTCAAAACAAGTGATTTTATTGATGCCGAAACCGTGAAAAAACTGGTTAGGGCAGAACAGGACGGAAGGCAGCTTGCGGTACGCTTTGCTAAAACCATAGGTAACCAGACAGAGTTTCCTTTTGTGATAGATAGCATTCAGCGTCCGGAAGAGGATGCAGCAATAAAAATTATATGGAACGGTAAGCCTTATGGTATTGAGCGTGAAGGGTCGGAAGAGTTTATCATTCCCGGTAAGAACAACTTTAAGGTTATTAGTATTGATGTGGCTAACGGCGATACGCAGGCCATGTATATTAACTTTTCCGATCCGCTTAAAAAGAACCAGAATTTTGACGGACTTATATCGGTAGAAGGGGTACAGAACCTTAAATTCTCGGTAGACGGTAACCTGCTTAAGGTTTTCTTTTCGGAAGCATTAAACGGTAACCGACTGGTGGAGGTTTTTCAGGGTATAGAAAGCGTAGACGGTTATAAGACCAAGAAAACATATTCAACTAAAGTACTGTTTGAACAGCTTAAACCGGAAGTGAAGTTCTTAAAGAGCGGAACAATACTACCGGGGTCGAGCAATCTTAAAATAAACTTTCAGGCAGTGAACCTTAGTGCGGTAGATGTAAAGGTTTACAGGATTTTTGAAAACAACATAATGCAGTTCCTTCAAAGCAATGAGCTTGATGGAAGTTATATAAGAAATGTGGCCCTGCCGGTAGCCAAAAAGAACCTGGTGCTTAATACCGATAAGATGGCCGATTACAGCAAATGGAATTCGTATGCCATAGATCTTGCAACCATTATTAAGCCCGAAAGGGGAGCTATTTACAGGGTAGAAATAACCTATAAAAAAGCATACTCGCTGTACAAGTGTGATCCTAGCGAAACAAACGATGATGAAAGTAGCGATGAGGAAGAGGAAGACGATGAGTCAGACTACTATCCGGAGTATGATGAATATGGAGAGGAATATTATGATTACTATGACTATGATTACGACTGGAGGGAAAGAGAAAACCCTTGCAGCAAATCGTATTACTACAATAAGAAGATAGCTACTAACGTACTGGCCAGTGACCTGGGTGTAATTGCAAAAAGAGGCGAGGACAACAGTTACTATTTTGGCGTAAGCAGTATTATTACTACCGATGCGGTTTCGGGAGCCAATGTTGCGGTATATAATTACCAGCAACAGAAAATGGCAGAAGGTACAACCGGGGTAGACGGTTCTGTTACCCTGTCAACCGAAAGACCGGCATTCTTCGCGATAGTTAAAAAGGATGACAATACCACCTATGTGAAAATGGCTGATGGTAACTCACAATCGGTTAGTAATTTTGATGTAGATGGCACCAAGCTGCAAAAAGGGCTTAAGGGGTATATTTACGGGGAGCGTGGTGTATGGCGTCCGGGAGATACCCTGTTTATTGGGTTTATCCTTAACGATAAAGCGGCTAAACTGCCACCATCTCACCCTATCAAGCTAAAACTAAGCGATCCTAATGGTAAAGTAGTGTTTGAAGCAGTGCAGAACCATAACAATAAAAATCATTATAAATTTATTGTGCCTACACAGACTTCGGCACCAACAGGAAACTGGGAAGCTGTAGTGGCTGTTGGAGGAGCTAAATTCTATAAGAGTATTAAGGTAGAAACCATAAAGCCTAACCGATTAAAAATTAAAAATGGCTTTAATGGCAAAACCATTTATGCAACACAAAAAAACACAGCTAATGTTGATGTGGCATGGCTTCATGGGGCAGTAGCTAAAGACCTTAAACTGGAAATGCAGGCCAAGTTCCTGAATCAGAAAACAACCTTTAAAAATTATAACAATTTTGTGTTTGACGATCCAGCACAACGTTTCTCTACCGAAGAGGTAAATATCTTTACAGGAAAGACCGATGCCAACGGTTCGGCTACGGTAACGCTTCAGCCAAAATTAAAACTGCGTGCACCGGGTATGCTTAAGGCGGTGATAATGACCAAGGCCTATGAAAAAGGAGGCGACTTTAGTACCGATGTTATTAGTGCTACCTACTCACCATACAGTAGCTATGTAGGGGTAAAGCTGCCTGAAGGCAATAAGTATGGCATAGTAGAGAACGGTAAAAGTAACCGTATTAATGTGGTATCTGTAGATGAGAACGGTAAACCTAAGGCGTCAAGAAAACTTACAGCTAAGGTGTTTGAGGTGTCATGGAGCTGGTGGTGGGATGCCTCACACGGTAATATGTCGTCTTATAGTTCTGCACTTTCCAATACGCCATATTATGAAACCCAAATAATAACAGATGCTTCGGGTAAAGGAAACTTTAGCTTTGGTACCGATAAAAATCAGTGGGGCAGGTTCCTTGTAAGGGTTACTGATGATGAGAGCGGGCACTCTGCCGGAGGAACCGTATATATTGATTATCCTTACTGGTCTGGCAGAAGCAGAAACAACGGTGGAGACGAGGCAAAAATGCTTGTGTTTACAACAGATAAGGAGAAATACAGTGTAGGTGAAAAAGTAAAAGTATCATTTCCTTCAAGTGAAGGGGGAAGGGCATTGGTGTCTCTTGAAAACGGCTCTAAGGTACTTGAAACCTATTGGGTAAAAACGCAGAAAGGCGAAACCCAAATGGAAATTCCGGTAACGGCAAAAATGGCCCCTAATGTGTATGTAAATGTTACCATGTTACAGCCGCATGCCACTACTAAGAACGATTCGCCTATACGACTGTATGGTATAGTGCCTATTGAAGTGGTAGATAAAAGCACGTTATTACAGCCTCAGATAAACATGCCTGAAGTGCTGAAACCGGAACAGAAAGCTACAATAAAAGTTAGCGAGAAATCAGGGAAGGCCATGACCTATACCATTGCCATAGTAGATGAAGGTTTGCTTGATCTTACAAGGTTTAAAACGCCAAACGCGTGGGACAGTTTTTATGCAAAAGAAGCTCTGGGAGTAAAAACCTGGGATGTATATGATGATATAATTGGTGCTTACGGTGGTAAGGTAAACCAGATATTCAGTATTGGTGGTGATGCTGACCTGGGAGGAGGTAATGCCAAAAAAGCAAACCGATTTAAACCGGTGGTAATTTATTTGGGGCCGTTTAATCTGGCTAAGGGTGAAACCAAAGCACATAGTATTACACTGCCTAAATATGTAGGCTCCGTACGTACTATGGTCGTGGCTTCAAATAACGATCTTAATGCTTATGGCAATGCCGAAAAGGCAACACCTGTAAGGAGTCCGTTAATGTTGTTGGCTTCACTTCCAAGAAAAGTAACTCCGGGTGAGAAGGTAACCCTTCCGGTAACGGTATTTGCCATGGAAAACCATGTGAAGAATGTTACCGTTAAGGTAAAAACCAATAACGGCTTTATAATAGAAGGCTCTGCAAGCCAGACACTGTCGTTTAACAGGCCGGATGAAAAGATTGCCTACTTTGATTTAGAGGTAGGAAACCTTACCGGAATTGGTAAGGTTACGGTTGAGGCTTTCTCAGGTAATGAAAAGGCAAGCTATGATGTAGAGTTGGATATAACCAACCCTAACCCTGTAACCACAAACGTTAAGACACTGGTTATAGACCCTAAGAGCACAGCAACTATAGACTGGACTGCATTTGGTGTGCCGGGCAGTAATAAGGCTAAGCTTGAGGTATCGTCATTCCCGTCTATTGATTTTAATAAGAGGCTTGATTACCTTATCCAGTATCCTCACGGATGTTTGGAGCAAACCACATCAAGTGTGTTTCCTCAGCTGTACCTTGCGGATATAGCTGATATTGATGAAGCAAGAAAACAAAAAATACAGCGCAATGTAACCGCAGCCATAAACAGGCTGGCACAGTTTCAAACGGCAAGCGGCGGTTTTGTATACTGGCCGGGTAATTCAAATCCGGATGACTGGGGTTCAAGCTATGTAGGGCATTTTTATATTGAAGCCGAGAAAAAAGGATATAAGCTTCCTTTAAATGCAAAAGCCCAATGGTTGTCTTACCAAAAGAAAATGGCAAGACAATGGCGCTATGCAGAAGGTTACCATAATGATTTTGCACAGGCTTACAGATTGTATACACTGGCACTTGCAGGTTCACCTGACTTATCGTCTATGAACAGGTTGAGAGAAACGAGGGGGCTTGATAATGAATCGAAATTAAGACTGGCAGCAGCCTATGCACTTGCAGGGCAAAAGAATGTTGGGCAGTCATTGTTAAGTCAGAGTAGTATTAATTACAGCTACCATGACGGATACTATTACTATTATGGATCTGCAGAGCGCAACAAGGCTATGGCACTGGAAACACTTGTAATACTTAACCAAAAAGAAAAGGCATTTGAAATGGCTAATAAAATAGCCGAGTCAATGTCATCTAACATGTGGATGAGTACACAAACCACAGCTTACTGCCTGTATTCAATGTCTAAGTTTGCCAAAGCAAATGGTGGTAAGGGAATAGAATTACAATATACCAATGCCGGTAAAACCCAAAGTATAGCAACTGCCAAAACATTTGCAGACAGGGTGCTTACGGTGTCGGATAATAATTCGGTTACAATTAAGAATACTAAGGATGCTACCTTATACGCTAAAGTAGTATATAGTGGTATACTGCCTGTGGGCGAGGAGCAGACCGAACAAAAAGGACTCAGTACAAGAATAAGCTTTAAAGACAGGTCTGGTACTGTAATTAACCCTGCTTCGTTGACTCAGGGAACAGAGTTTGTAGCCGAAGTGTATATAACCAACCTGAAAGAGGAGAGGGTAGATAATGTGGCACTTACACAGATTATTCCTTCGGGATGGGAAATTGTAAATACAAGGTTTACCGATTTTGGCAACTTTGCAGAGAATCAGGTTGACTATACCGATATAAGGGATGACAGGACCAACTTCTATTTTACGCTGAAACCGCATGAGACCAAATCCTTCAGGATACTGCTTAATGCATCTTATCCGGGAAGTTACTACCTGCCGGGAGTACAGTGTGAAGCCATGTATGACAACTCTTATCTGGCACGAACCAAAGGACAATGGGTGAAAGTAGAAAAACAGCAATAA